The Pedobacter mucosus genome window below encodes:
- a CDS encoding dihydrofolate reductase family protein → MSKIFFDSGISLDGFFAGDNRNPQNPMGGVSGQIHSWMLNQKAFWEYLGFEGGKEDGPEGKYIRDTIARTGAFIMGKRMFEEGEASWPNDLYKADVYVLTNETREPWIQKGTTIFYFINDGIESALNQALQSAKGKDIRIQGGANTIQQFLNAGLVDEFFIHIAPVFLGSGIRLFEGIDKDKYNLKIVEVIPSNLTTHLRYKLVKK, encoded by the coding sequence ATGAGTAAAATATTTTTTGACAGTGGAATATCTCTTGATGGTTTTTTCGCAGGAGACAATAGAAATCCTCAAAATCCTATGGGAGGAGTGTCAGGACAAATTCATTCGTGGATGCTTAATCAAAAAGCTTTTTGGGAATACCTGGGATTTGAAGGAGGAAAAGAAGACGGTCCCGAAGGAAAATACATTAGAGATACGATCGCTAGAACCGGTGCATTTATTATGGGTAAGCGAATGTTTGAAGAGGGGGAAGCCAGTTGGCCAAATGACTTATACAAAGCAGACGTATATGTATTGACAAACGAAACGCGGGAACCTTGGATTCAAAAGGGGACGACAATTTTTTATTTTATAAATGATGGAATAGAAAGTGCTTTGAATCAGGCATTACAATCCGCAAAAGGAAAAGACATAAGAATACAAGGTGGTGCAAACACAATCCAACAATTTCTAAATGCAGGCCTAGTGGACGAATTTTTTATACATATTGCGCCTGTCTTTTTAGGAAGCGGTATAAGACTCTTTGAGGGTATTGACAAAGATAAATATAATTTAAAAATTGTAGAAGTTATACCCTCAAACCTGACCACACATTTAAGATATAAATTGGTAAAGAAATAG